A stretch of the Synechocystis sp. PCC 7338 genome encodes the following:
- a CDS encoding bile acid:sodium symporter family protein translates to MESNFLTNIFLPLALFLIMFGMGLGLNINDFNRIWLEPKAVVIGLIAQLLMLPMVGFGLASLFSLSPELAVGVMILAACPGGSTSNIITYLLKGNVALSITLTAISSLITIITIPLVINLAANYFMGEQFALQLPFFQTVLQIAAITIIPVSLGMACHHFLPKLTMVLEKNVKWLSLFFLGIIIVAILVKERANLADFFLQVGGVTITLNLLTMILGYGIALLAGLGLAERKSITVEVGIQNGTLAIAIATTLLNAPIMAIPAAIYSVVMFLNSAIFAGLLKAKIFSGLKSA, encoded by the coding sequence ATGGAGTCCAATTTTTTAACAAACATTTTTTTACCCCTAGCCCTTTTTTTAATTATGTTTGGCATGGGGCTTGGTCTTAACATTAATGACTTCAATCGCATTTGGCTAGAACCCAAAGCAGTTGTAATTGGTTTAATTGCCCAATTACTAATGCTGCCCATGGTGGGATTCGGGTTAGCATCTTTATTTTCTTTGTCCCCAGAGTTAGCAGTGGGTGTGATGATTTTAGCCGCTTGTCCCGGTGGATCCACTTCCAATATCATTACCTATTTGCTCAAAGGCAATGTTGCTCTTTCCATTACCCTAACCGCCATCAGTAGTTTAATTACCATCATCACTATTCCCCTAGTGATTAACCTGGCTGCTAACTATTTTATGGGGGAACAATTTGCCCTCCAACTTCCTTTTTTCCAAACCGTTTTACAAATTGCCGCAATTACCATTATTCCCGTTAGCTTAGGCATGGCTTGTCACCACTTTTTACCCAAGTTGACCATGGTATTGGAGAAAAATGTCAAATGGCTTTCCCTCTTTTTTCTTGGGATTATTATCGTCGCTATTTTGGTCAAAGAAAGAGCAAATTTGGCAGACTTTTTCCTCCAGGTGGGGGGAGTAACCATAACGCTCAATCTCCTCACCATGATCCTGGGCTATGGCATTGCCCTCTTAGCGGGACTGGGCCTTGCGGAAAGAAAGTCCATCACCGTTGAAGTGGGTATCCAAAATGGTACTTTGGCGATCGCCATTGCCACAACCCTTTTAAATGCTCCGATTATGGCCATTCCTGCGGCAATTTATTCCGTGGTCATGTTCCTGAATAGTGCTATTTTTGCTGGTTTGCTGAAAGCGAAAATATTTAGTGGGCTTAAATCTGCATAA
- a CDS encoding mechanosensitive ion channel family protein codes for MSQQFMWILQSLFRCLNKILNRGYLQVFKAIVIWLNLYLIRITKPVTKQLTQPIILFFISWLFFFAPLSFAQNPSPSPAPNFGNGFASSSEPIIVDGLPLFDLQAVDRFTAKDRADFANKMISEAIANSQNINFDVNNDRNTGVTYISLNDQYLLTVTANDVLPNFSPLEQAIEWQKILETAINKAKQERTHQYLWQRSVWILMAIAALIGLQILLGIITRKFKLKTGIVSKIGFTLGWIAILSISSEWFPLLRSWRYHIISPFFQPQWLIFFSALIGSFIFSRYATDLVKLALEKIAPQSVEKIYNDIIYPSDRLFKFVVLNLAVSWSLILLESFAPIAYNLLKPISNLLLIGSIYWISTKLISRYLRTYGFKIGGRFSPGSDDAILVFETIINVFAFIVALVAFARSLNFDLIGLVASLGLVGLAVAFAAQKILEQLIATLVLYLDRPFVNGDYVRLSGGELGKVESIGLRSTKIRSLGTGTIIVMPNSILVSVEIENVTLAKKIMVLLYMNFPVVLEERKFALVRQAIIEKTSILSGIDANSTNISYSDGTGKRLRVSLTILGSQDDVIEVRKRLLTLASVEIANSLSKQGIVFTMEDPTIYFQSPITI; via the coding sequence ATGAGCCAACAATTTATGTGGATTCTCCAATCTCTATTTAGATGCTTAAACAAAATTTTAAATAGAGGTTATTTACAAGTTTTTAAAGCTATAGTTATATGGCTCAATCTTTATTTAATTAGAATTACTAAGCCAGTAACTAAGCAATTAACTCAACCAATCATCTTATTCTTTATCAGTTGGTTATTTTTCTTCGCTCCCCTGAGTTTTGCCCAAAATCCCTCCCCCAGTCCGGCCCCAAATTTTGGCAATGGCTTTGCTTCCAGTAGTGAGCCCATCATCGTAGATGGACTCCCTCTCTTTGATTTGCAAGCAGTAGATCGTTTTACTGCCAAGGATAGAGCTGACTTTGCAAATAAAATGATCAGCGAAGCTATTGCTAATTCTCAAAACATTAATTTTGATGTCAATAATGATCGCAACACTGGAGTTACTTATATTTCCCTAAATGATCAATATCTGCTCACGGTAACGGCCAATGATGTCTTACCCAATTTTTCGCCGCTAGAACAAGCTATTGAATGGCAGAAAATTTTAGAGACGGCCATTAATAAAGCAAAGCAAGAGCGAACTCATCAATATCTTTGGCAGCGGAGTGTTTGGATTCTGATGGCGATCGCCGCATTAATTGGCTTGCAAATTTTGCTGGGTATTATAACTCGAAAATTTAAGCTAAAAACTGGCATTGTCAGCAAGATTGGCTTCACTTTAGGCTGGATTGCCATTCTAAGTATTAGTTCTGAATGGTTCCCCCTTTTACGAAGTTGGCGTTACCATATTATTTCTCCATTTTTTCAACCCCAGTGGCTAATATTTTTCAGTGCTTTAATTGGCTCTTTTATATTTAGCCGTTATGCCACAGATTTAGTGAAATTAGCTTTAGAAAAAATAGCACCTCAATCCGTTGAAAAAATCTATAATGATATTATTTATCCAAGCGATCGCCTATTCAAATTTGTAGTTCTTAATCTTGCTGTTAGTTGGTCTTTAATTTTATTAGAATCCTTCGCTCCAATTGCCTATAATCTCCTTAAGCCAATTTCTAACCTACTTTTAATTGGCAGTATATATTGGATATCTACAAAACTTATTAGTCGATATTTACGCACTTATGGTTTTAAGATAGGGGGAAGATTTAGTCCCGGAAGTGATGACGCAATTCTTGTTTTTGAAACTATCATTAATGTTTTTGCTTTTATTGTCGCCTTGGTGGCTTTTGCTAGAAGTCTCAACTTTGACTTAATTGGTTTAGTAGCAAGTTTAGGATTAGTTGGTTTAGCCGTTGCCTTTGCAGCACAAAAGATTCTCGAACAATTGATTGCAACCTTAGTTCTTTATCTGGATCGTCCCTTCGTTAATGGGGACTACGTCCGTTTATCAGGTGGAGAACTAGGAAAGGTAGAAAGCATTGGTTTGCGATCAACTAAAATTCGCTCTCTCGGTACCGGTACAATTATTGTTATGCCCAACTCCATTTTAGTAAGTGTAGAAATTGAAAATGTGACCCTTGCCAAGAAAATTATGGTTTTACTTTATATGAATTTTCCGGTAGTTCTGGAGGAACGAAAATTCGCTCTAGTACGACAAGCAATCATCGAAAAAACCTCGATTTTGTCAGGAATTGATGCAAATAGCACCAATATTTCCTATTCGGATGGCACAGGTAAAAGATTGCGGGTTAGTTTGACCATTCTTGGTTCTCAAGATGATGTAATTGAAGTGCGTAAACGCTTATTAACTCTGGCAAGCGTGGAAATTGCCAACTCCCTTTCTAAGCAAGGAATTGTCTTTACGATGGAAGATCCGACAATCTATTTCCAGTCACCCATTACAATTTAA
- a CDS encoding mechanosensitive ion channel family protein, giving the protein MIDAINKINQASELALSNGDRLLQISLIMIAGGLSFFGGIIIIPTLKFFFSWLIPQSLTETYLRIVIASKSILLILITLFAMEITLLLIPNTEWLSLIEFCFSIGITVLSCWFLSKLFRDFFDTKILGITFASNPKVRGESIFLLRYLGDFAIAVTLIIFFCISHNINVAGIIASLGIGGIAIAFAAQKTLEQFLGGIVLTLDRPFMVGDYIGLSDGQQGKQGTFGRVESIGLRSTKIRISGKGTLTVIPNNSLTQASIENFSGARKIMSVMTITFPDKVSVDEQALIRQIVMDSTVDIFGLDWRSTEVAFADNYAQISFFILGSNELSMDLRKQLLDLSRQQITKQLTQQNIPFTLNEPTIYVDSPISI; this is encoded by the coding sequence ATGATAGACGCAATTAATAAGATTAACCAAGCATCAGAATTGGCTTTAAGTAATGGCGATCGGCTATTGCAAATTAGCTTAATTATGATTGCAGGAGGTCTTAGTTTCTTCGGAGGAATAATCATTATTCCCACACTAAAATTCTTTTTCAGTTGGCTCATTCCGCAATCCTTAACGGAAACCTATCTGCGAATAGTAATTGCGTCTAAATCTATTCTTTTGATTTTAATCACGCTGTTTGCTATGGAAATAACGCTGTTGCTAATTCCGAACACAGAATGGCTGAGTTTAATTGAATTTTGTTTCAGTATAGGCATCACAGTACTTAGTTGTTGGTTTTTATCAAAACTATTTAGAGATTTTTTTGACACCAAAATTTTAGGAATAACTTTTGCCTCTAATCCCAAAGTGAGAGGGGAATCAATTTTTCTACTCCGCTATTTGGGGGATTTTGCGATCGCCGTCACCCTAATTATCTTTTTTTGCATCAGTCATAATATTAATGTCGCTGGCATTATTGCTAGTTTAGGTATTGGGGGTATCGCCATTGCTTTTGCTGCTCAAAAGACATTAGAACAATTTTTAGGGGGAATTGTTTTAACTCTAGATCGTCCATTTATGGTTGGTGACTATATCGGTTTATCCGATGGACAGCAGGGCAAACAAGGCACATTTGGAAGGGTTGAGAGTATTGGTTTGAGGTCAACTAAAATCCGCATTTCTGGCAAAGGCACACTCACAGTCATTCCCAATAATTCCCTTACTCAAGCTAGCATTGAAAATTTTTCTGGTGCAAGGAAAATCATGTCAGTAATGACGATTACCTTTCCAGACAAAGTATCAGTTGATGAGCAAGCATTAATTCGCCAAATAGTTATGGACAGCACAGTGGATATTTTTGGCTTAGACTGGCGTAGTACTGAGGTTGCGTTTGCAGATAATTATGCCCAAATTTCCTTTTTTATTTTAGGGTCTAATGAGTTATCGATGGATTTGCGAAAACAATTGCTAGATCTTTCTAGGCAGCAAATCACCAAGCAACTAACACAACAAAATATTCCTTTTACTCTTAATGAGCCAACAATTTATGTGGATTCTCCAATCTCTATTTAG
- a CDS encoding class I SAM-dependent methyltransferase, translated as MAPLNPDQRSKLDPSNDSQFYAYPRFVTHVDNGFIEQLTELYRQKLKPGTKILDLMGSWVSHLPGEMHFAHVEGHGLNEEELAKNPRLDHYFVQNLNENPALGFPDAEFDAVLMAVSVQYLQYPEAVFSEIARILKPGGVVIVSFSNRMFYQKAIAAWRDGTDASHLQLVRAYVQSAKDFGPPESIVKPGQNLPGFLQLLGMAGSDPFYAVVASVENKTVDNHG; from the coding sequence ATGGCCCCGCTTAATCCTGACCAGCGCAGTAAGCTCGACCCCAGCAATGATAGTCAGTTTTATGCTTATCCCCGTTTTGTTACCCATGTGGACAATGGCTTCATCGAACAATTAACAGAGCTTTATCGGCAAAAGCTCAAGCCTGGCACAAAAATTTTAGACTTGATGGGGAGTTGGGTATCCCATTTGCCCGGGGAAATGCACTTTGCTCACGTAGAAGGCCATGGCTTAAATGAGGAAGAATTAGCAAAAAATCCCCGGCTAGATCATTACTTCGTACAAAATCTTAATGAAAATCCAGCTTTGGGTTTCCCAGATGCAGAATTTGATGCCGTATTAATGGCCGTATCAGTACAATATTTGCAATATCCTGAAGCTGTGTTTAGTGAAATTGCCCGTATTCTCAAACCCGGTGGTGTGGTAATTGTCAGTTTTTCCAATCGCATGTTTTACCAAAAGGCGATCGCCGCTTGGCGGGACGGCACCGATGCCAGTCATTTGCAGTTAGTCCGGGCCTATGTCCAATCGGCCAAGGACTTTGGCCCACCAGAATCCATTGTTAAACCAGGGCAAAACTTACCGGGCTTCTTGCAACTTTTGGGTATGGCCGGTAGTGACCCCTTTTATGCCGTGGTAGCTTCAGTGGAAAATAAAACTGTGGATAACCATGGATAA
- a CDS encoding 1-acyl-sn-glycerol-3-phosphate acyltransferase, with protein MESPIQAQPPLDFLAPNLQPWLLRLGPLILPWWIRSQTAIAKIEAENLEILVRAYTDFSQGKNRLLLAFRHPSINDPLCMGYLFWNLLPPALKKGPLQPPPLSHSHFMYDRGIPLWGGDFLQWLFPRLGGTSIQRGKLDRPGLRSARNLMLNGQYPLAAAPEGATNGHNELISPLEPGIAQLGFWCVEDLRKAQRQEQTLILPVGIQYFYLTPPWQEIENLLSQLEQDCGILPSDDHSLGEAKLYERLYHLGEVMLDIMENFYRHFYQQNLPTVKNLANCLQENFNGLETDANQLLASRLQNLLHAALTVGEEYFQITPKGVLADRCRRLEQAGWDYIYREELRNEQSLSAVKKGLADRIAEEADLRMWHMRLVENFVAVTGHYVKEKPTVERFADTILLLWNVITRMKGGNLNNRPILGRQRAQLTIGYPILVDDYYSDYQGNRKLAIAKITEVLQEKLSGLII; from the coding sequence ATGGAATCCCCCATTCAAGCCCAACCCCCCCTGGACTTTTTAGCTCCCAATCTCCAGCCCTGGTTGCTTCGACTAGGGCCCCTGATTCTCCCCTGGTGGATCCGCTCCCAAACGGCGATCGCCAAAATTGAGGCCGAAAATTTAGAAATTTTAGTCCGGGCCTACACTGATTTTAGCCAAGGGAAAAACCGTCTACTGCTGGCCTTCCGCCACCCCAGCATCAATGATCCACTATGTATGGGGTATTTATTTTGGAATTTATTGCCGCCTGCGTTGAAAAAAGGCCCCCTACAACCGCCACCTTTGAGCCATTCCCACTTCATGTATGACCGGGGCATTCCCCTCTGGGGAGGAGATTTTCTACAGTGGTTATTTCCCCGTTTGGGGGGTACCTCCATTCAACGAGGTAAATTAGACCGCCCTGGTTTACGATCTGCTCGAAATTTAATGCTCAATGGCCAATATCCCCTGGCCGCCGCGCCAGAAGGAGCCACCAACGGCCATAACGAACTGATTTCTCCCCTGGAACCAGGCATTGCCCAACTGGGATTTTGGTGCGTGGAGGATTTACGCAAAGCCCAACGGCAGGAGCAGACGTTAATTTTGCCAGTGGGTATTCAATACTTTTACCTCACGCCTCCCTGGCAAGAGATTGAAAATTTGCTTTCCCAATTGGAACAGGACTGTGGCATTCTCCCCAGCGACGATCATAGTTTGGGAGAAGCCAAGCTATACGAGCGGCTTTACCACTTAGGGGAAGTGATGTTGGATATAATGGAAAATTTTTATCGACATTTTTACCAACAAAATTTGCCAACGGTGAAGAATTTAGCTAACTGTTTGCAAGAAAACTTTAACGGCTTAGAAACCGATGCCAATCAATTATTAGCTTCCCGTCTGCAGAATTTACTTCATGCGGCCTTAACCGTGGGGGAAGAATATTTTCAAATTACTCCCAAGGGAGTCCTAGCCGATCGTTGTCGGCGGCTGGAGCAGGCTGGTTGGGACTATATTTATCGAGAAGAATTACGGAATGAACAATCTTTATCTGCCGTTAAAAAAGGATTAGCTGATCGCATTGCTGAAGAAGCAGATTTAAGAATGTGGCATATGAGACTAGTGGAAAATTTTGTCGCTGTAACGGGCCATTATGTCAAAGAAAAACCGACGGTGGAACGGTTTGCTGACACCATCTTATTGCTTTGGAATGTCATTACCCGTATGAAGGGCGGCAATCTCAATAATCGTCCTATTTTGGGGCGTCAGCGGGCCCAACTTACCATTGGTTATCCTATTTTAGTGGATGATTATTATAGCGACTACCAAGGGAATCGAAAATTGGCGATCGCCAAGATAACTGAGGTTTTGCAGGAAAAGTTATCCGGTCTCATTATTTAA
- a CDS encoding NIL domain-containing protein, protein MKKRVTLTFPRSAVQMPVTYRLAKDFNIAANIIRAQVAPNQVGKVVLELSGDIDQLEASLEWMRSQGIEVSLASREIVIDDQSCVDCGLCTGVCPTEALSLDPDSFRLMFRRSRCVVCEQCIPSCPVQAIATNF, encoded by the coding sequence ATGAAAAAGCGTGTGACCCTCACTTTCCCCCGTAGTGCGGTGCAAATGCCCGTCACCTATCGTCTGGCCAAGGATTTTAATATTGCCGCCAATATTATCCGGGCTCAGGTGGCCCCCAACCAGGTGGGCAAAGTAGTGCTGGAATTGTCTGGGGACATTGATCAACTGGAGGCCTCTCTGGAGTGGATGCGCTCCCAAGGTATTGAAGTTTCCTTGGCTAGTCGCGAAATTGTCATTGATGACCAAAGCTGTGTGGACTGTGGTCTCTGTACGGGGGTCTGCCCCACGGAAGCCCTGAGTTTAGACCCGGACAGTTTTCGCCTGATGTTTCGTCGCTCCCGTTGTGTGGTCTGTGAGCAATGTATTCCCTCCTGTCCTGTCCAGGCGATCGCCACTAATTTTTAG
- the topA gene encoding type I DNA topoisomerase has product MSKLVIVESPTKARTIRNYLPQDYRVEASMGHVRDLPASADEVPAAYKDKNWANLGVNVEDHFSPLYVVPKTKKKVVKELQSALKNADEVILATDEDREGESISWHLLQLLQPKVPIKRMVFHEITQEAIRHALDNCREIDENLVHAQETRRILDRLVGYTLSPLLWKKIAWGLSAGRVQSVAVRLIVQRERARRAFKTAGYWDLKAELEQSKNPFQAKLATLAGVKLASGSDFDPNTGALLPNKHVVVLDEAQAIALRDRLLGQPWEVINTEEKPSTRKPSPPFTTSTLQQEANRKLGISARDTMRVAQKLYEEGYITYMRTDSVHLSDQAVTAARNCVQQMYGKEYLSPKPKQYTTKSKGAQEAHEAIRPAGTEFRIPNRTGLKERELALYELIWKRTVACQMADAKITQLSVTLKVEDAEFRAGGKRIDFPGYFRAYVEGSDDPDAALENQEVILPPLKVGDRPNCQEIDTLGHETQPPARYTEASLVKTLESEGVGRPSTYASIIGTIIDRGYVQMRSKALTPTFTAFAVVSLLESHFPDLVDTGFTSRMEQKLDEIAVGKTQWLPYLQGFFLGESGLENQVKVRQDQIDPAIAKAIELENLAAKVKIGKFGPYIEIPQGEEIITASIPHDLTPADLNPDQVAVLLKQKTEGPDQVGTHPETGEPIFMLIGAYGPYVQLGEATEENKKPKRSSLPKGVKPEDVTLEMAVGLLALPRTLGAHPESGKNIKASLGRFGPYVVHDQGKDGKDYRSLKGEDDVLAITLERALELLAEPKRGRGNRTPLKQLGLHPEDQEPVNLFKGPYGVYIKHGKVNASLPEGETEETITLEKALPLLAEKAAGGKKTSRKKTTTTAKGTKKTTTKKAGATGTVKKTTAKRTTTTRKKSPSKATNPDQSSEAS; this is encoded by the coding sequence ATGTCCAAACTCGTCATCGTTGAATCCCCCACCAAAGCTCGCACCATCCGCAATTATTTACCCCAGGATTATCGGGTGGAAGCGTCCATGGGCCATGTACGGGATTTACCGGCTTCGGCAGATGAGGTGCCCGCGGCCTACAAGGACAAGAATTGGGCCAATTTGGGCGTCAACGTGGAAGACCATTTTAGCCCCCTTTATGTGGTGCCCAAAACCAAGAAAAAGGTGGTGAAGGAATTACAATCCGCCCTGAAAAACGCCGACGAAGTGATTCTAGCCACGGACGAAGACCGGGAAGGGGAAAGTATTAGCTGGCATTTATTACAACTGCTCCAGCCGAAGGTGCCCATTAAACGAATGGTATTCCATGAAATCACCCAGGAAGCCATTCGGCATGCGTTGGATAATTGCCGGGAAATTGACGAAAATTTGGTCCATGCCCAGGAAACCCGCCGCATTTTAGACCGCTTGGTGGGTTACACCCTTTCCCCTTTGCTTTGGAAAAAAATTGCCTGGGGACTATCCGCTGGCCGGGTGCAGTCGGTGGCGGTGCGTTTAATTGTGCAACGGGAACGGGCCCGCCGGGCCTTTAAAACCGCTGGTTACTGGGATTTAAAAGCAGAACTGGAACAAAGCAAAAATCCTTTTCAGGCTAAGTTAGCCACCCTAGCGGGGGTGAAATTGGCCAGTGGCAGTGACTTTGACCCCAATACCGGTGCTTTGTTACCTAATAAACATGTGGTGGTGCTGGACGAAGCCCAGGCGATCGCCTTGAGGGATCGTTTGTTGGGGCAACCCTGGGAAGTGATTAATACGGAAGAAAAACCTAGTACCCGTAAGCCTTCTCCCCCTTTTACCACTTCTACCCTACAACAGGAAGCTAACCGTAAATTGGGTATTTCCGCCCGGGATACCATGCGGGTGGCCCAAAAACTCTACGAGGAGGGTTATATCACCTATATGCGGACGGATTCGGTGCATCTTTCTGACCAAGCGGTGACAGCAGCCCGCAATTGCGTCCAACAAATGTACGGTAAGGAGTACCTCAGTCCCAAGCCCAAGCAATATACCACCAAAAGTAAAGGGGCCCAAGAGGCCCACGAAGCCATTCGCCCCGCTGGAACTGAGTTTCGCATTCCCAATCGCACGGGATTAAAGGAACGGGAATTGGCTCTGTACGAACTGATCTGGAAACGAACCGTGGCCTGCCAGATGGCCGACGCTAAAATCACCCAATTGAGCGTGACGTTGAAGGTGGAAGATGCGGAATTCCGGGCTGGGGGCAAACGCATTGATTTTCCTGGTTATTTCCGGGCCTACGTGGAAGGTTCCGATGATCCCGATGCCGCCTTGGAAAACCAAGAAGTAATTTTACCTCCCCTCAAAGTCGGCGATCGCCCGAATTGCCAAGAAATCGATACCTTGGGCCATGAAACCCAACCCCCCGCCCGCTATACGGAAGCTTCCTTGGTGAAAACGTTGGAAAGTGAAGGGGTGGGCCGCCCCAGTACCTACGCCAGCATTATCGGCACCATCATTGACCGGGGCTATGTGCAAATGCGGAGCAAAGCTTTGACCCCTACCTTCACGGCCTTTGCGGTGGTCAGTTTACTGGAATCCCATTTTCCCGACTTAGTAGATACGGGATTCACTTCCCGCATGGAGCAAAAGTTAGACGAAATTGCCGTGGGAAAAACCCAATGGCTCCCCTATCTCCAAGGCTTTTTCCTGGGGGAATCAGGGCTAGAAAACCAAGTCAAAGTGCGCCAAGACCAGATCGACCCGGCGATCGCCAAAGCCATTGAGTTGGAAAACCTAGCCGCCAAGGTGAAAATTGGCAAATTTGGCCCCTACATCGAAATTCCCCAGGGGGAAGAAATTATTACGGCATCCATCCCCCACGATCTAACCCCAGCGGACCTTAACCCAGACCAGGTGGCGGTGTTACTCAAGCAAAAAACCGAAGGCCCTGATCAAGTGGGCACCCATCCTGAAACGGGGGAACCAATTTTTATGCTCATTGGTGCCTATGGTCCCTATGTCCAGCTAGGGGAAGCCACGGAGGAAAATAAGAAACCGAAACGTAGTTCCCTGCCCAAGGGAGTTAAGCCCGAGGATGTCACCCTAGAAATGGCGGTGGGATTGTTGGCCTTGCCCCGTACTTTGGGGGCCCATCCCGAATCGGGCAAAAATATCAAAGCTAGTCTGGGAAGGTTTGGTCCCTATGTGGTCCACGACCAAGGTAAGGACGGCAAAGATTATCGTTCCCTGAAAGGGGAGGACGATGTCTTGGCCATCACCCTGGAGCGGGCCTTGGAACTGTTGGCGGAACCAAAACGAGGCCGGGGTAACCGCACTCCCCTTAAACAGTTGGGCTTACATCCCGAAGATCAAGAGCCGGTGAATTTGTTCAAAGGCCCCTATGGGGTTTACATCAAACATGGCAAAGTCAATGCCAGTTTGCCGGAAGGGGAAACGGAAGAAACCATTACCCTAGAAAAGGCCTTACCTTTGTTGGCGGAAAAAGCGGCCGGTGGGAAAAAAACTAGCCGTAAAAAGACTACCACCACAGCCAAGGGAACAAAGAAAACCACTACTAAAAAGGCTGGTGCCACCGGTACTGTCAAGAAAACTACCGCTAAACGCACCACCACCACCCGGAAGAAATCCCCCAGTAAAGCTACCAATCCAGACCAGTCTAGCGAGGCTAGTTGA
- the aqpZ gene encoding aquaporin Z, translating into MKKYIAEFIGTFWLVLGGCGSAVFAAFISVPGGENTNEFGLGYLGVSLAFGLTVFTGAYGLGHISGGHFNPAVSFGLWMGKRFPSSQLAPYIGAQVLGAILAGFFILIVAQGNPNFVLDPAQSNPLATNGFGAHSPQGYSFMAALLIEFVLTFMFLLVILGVTDKPAPAGFAPAAIGLALTLIHLVSIPITNTSVNPARSTGVALFCGNPALIGQLWLFWLAPIAGALLAGFVYHNVLEDLSRPAVASEGED; encoded by the coding sequence ATGAAAAAGTACATTGCTGAATTTATCGGTACTTTCTGGCTGGTTCTCGGTGGTTGTGGCAGCGCTGTTTTTGCCGCATTTATTTCTGTTCCCGGTGGCGAAAACACCAACGAGTTCGGTTTGGGTTATCTGGGGGTTTCCCTTGCTTTTGGCCTGACTGTCTTCACTGGGGCCTACGGCTTAGGTCATATTTCCGGTGGTCACTTTAACCCGGCGGTTTCCTTTGGCCTCTGGATGGGCAAAAGATTCCCCAGTTCTCAGCTAGCTCCCTACATCGGAGCCCAGGTACTGGGGGCGATCTTAGCTGGCTTTTTTATCCTCATCGTCGCCCAGGGCAATCCTAATTTCGTGCTCGATCCAGCCCAATCTAACCCCCTGGCCACCAACGGCTTTGGAGCCCATTCCCCCCAGGGATATAGCTTTATGGCCGCGCTGTTAATCGAGTTTGTGCTTACTTTCATGTTCCTATTGGTCATCCTTGGGGTAACGGATAAACCGGCCCCCGCTGGGTTTGCCCCCGCCGCCATCGGTTTGGCCCTGACCCTAATCCACTTAGTCAGCATTCCCATCACCAACACCTCTGTTAATCCAGCCCGCAGTACCGGAGTTGCTCTTTTTTGTGGCAATCCTGCCTTGATCGGCCAATTGTGGTTATTTTGGCTGGCCCCGATCGCCGGAGCATTATTAGCTGGCTTTGTCTATCACAATGTGTTGGAAGATTTAAGTCGCCCTGCAGTGGCCTCAGAAGGGGAAGACTAG
- a CDS encoding helix-turn-helix transcriptional regulator, whose protein sequence is MKPTEKDLISSGFHALSDPIRLQVLTLLENQEQCVCDLCEQLTISQSKLSFHLKRLRDAELVHTRQEGRWIYYRLNPDQFYRLRHYLDSYGQAIQDYGTRHCCE, encoded by the coding sequence GTGAAACCAACCGAAAAAGATCTAATTAGTAGCGGATTCCACGCCCTCTCTGACCCCATTCGCCTACAGGTACTGACGTTACTGGAAAATCAGGAACAATGCGTGTGTGACCTGTGCGAGCAACTAACCATTAGCCAATCCAAGTTATCTTTCCATCTCAAGCGTTTACGGGATGCGGAATTGGTGCACACTCGCCAGGAGGGCCGCTGGATTTATTACCGTCTTAACCCAGACCAGTTTTATCGTCTCCGCCATTATTTGGATTCCTATGGCCAGGCAATCCAGGACTACGGGACTCGCCATTGCTGTGAGTGA